From the genome of Opisthocomus hoazin isolate bOpiHoa1 chromosome 4, bOpiHoa1.hap1, whole genome shotgun sequence:
TCCGTGCCGCGGGCCAGGGGGGAAAACTGCGTGGCCATCGACGCCAGCGGGCTGCTCCGCTGCGAGGGGGCTTGGCGGTGGGCTTGGGGCCGGGGAGTCCTCACCACAGCCCCCGGCGGAGCCCGATCCCTTCGCCACCGCGGGAAGGGGACGGGCGGGGGCGAGGAGCTCGACGCTGATCCCGCCGGCAGCGGCGAAGGGACCGGGGATCTCGCCCCGCGTCGTGTTtttggggggagcggggcgatCACCCCAACCCCAGCCCCCCCTAACTTGTTCATAGCCGACCCCCGGCGTCGCTCGGGGTTTGGGTGTACATGTGGATGTCAATATTTTCAGGTACTCTGTATATTTTCGGGATATATAATGAGCGCATCTGGCTATAAATTGTGATTTGTCGCCGTAGATCTCGTTTCCTCCGCGTGGATCGGCTGCCGCCGTCGCCGGAGGGGGGAAAATATCGGAGCTTTCCATGCTGCTAagaattaaaaagggaaaaaaaaaccccaacccacgaACATCGGAATCCAAGCGACGTTGCTTTTCGGGCCGGGAGGGGTCTTTGGGGAGCGCGATTCCTTCCCCGGGgaattctgtggggtttttctgcGCGAGGGGACAGAGAAACGCGGGGTTTGGGGGGACGCAGCCCCGGTCCCGCGGGGAACATGACCTCCGGGGAGAGCGCGATCCGCTCGGCGCCATCCGCTCGGCGAATCCCCCCGtctgaaaattttacaaaaaacccccaaattctgCAAAACGCGTTCAAGATCCTCGTCGTCCTCGGCAAACCCCGCCGCGCCGCCTGCCCCGTGCCCTGGCACCGGGGAAGCTTTTGCTGCGCTGCTTCTCCCCGCCCTCCGCGCGCCGACCGGGCGCTTTCGCTGTCGCTTAacgtattttttttatattaaaacccGGAGAAATTCATCCCCTGGCCGGCTGCTGTGGCGTCTTTGGGCGAGGCGGGGAGGGATTCCGGGCGTGATCAGCGTCCGCCGATGAGTCTGAGCTCGGGGCAGAGCGAGGGGGATGAGAAAAAATCCAATAAAAAGTGGGAAAAAtgtgggagaggggagggggctcCTGGTTTTTCTCTCCGCAGAGCCGGGGGGACGCTCTCGCTACCGGCTCGGGACGTCGAGCGGCGCTGGATGCGTCCCGGCGGCGTCGGCCGTGCCAAACCGGGAGCGGACGGAGGGAAGAGGCTGGCGGTGAGGGATCGGCCCCGCCGTGCCTCCGCCATCGCCCGCGTCCCCGCACCGAGGAAAACGCCGGCAACCCGACGCCTTCCCCCGCCGCGCCGCAGGCCCGGTGTTTATCCTGGAGGAGAAGCTGGGCAAGTTGGTTGGCGATGGCCACCGCGGTCCCACCAGCGTTGGCGATGGGTGCTGTGGTCCCACTGGCGTCGGCGATGGCCGCCATGGTCCCACCGGCATTGCCAATGGGCGCCGTGGTCCCGCCGGCGTTGGCGATGGGCGCTGTGGACCCACTGGCGTTGGCGATGGGTGCCATGGTCCCATCAGTGTTAGCAATGGGTGCTGTGGTCCCACTGGTGTCGGCGATGGGTGATGTGGACCCACCGGCGTCGGCGATGGCCACCATGGTCCCACCAGCACTGGTGATGGGTGCTGTGGACCCACCAGCATTGGCGATGGGCGCCGTGGTCCCATCAGTGTTGGCAATGGGCGCTGTGGACCCACCAGCGTCGGTGATGGGTGCTGTGGACCCACCAGCATTGGCGATGGGCACCATGGTCCCGCCGGCGTTGGCGATGGGCGCTGTGGACCCACTGGCGTTGGCGATGGGTGCCATGGTCCCATCGGTGTTAGCAATGGGTGCTGTGGTCCCACTGGTGTCGGCAATGGGCGCTGTGGACCCACCAGCGTCGGTGATGGGCACCATGGTCCCGTCGGCATTGGCGATGGGCGCCATGGTCCCATCAGTGTTGGCAATGGGTGCTGTGGACCCACCAGCGTCGGTGATGGGTGCTGTGGACCCACCAGCATTACCGATGGGCACCATGGTCCCGTCGGCATTGGCGATGGGCGCCGTGGTCCCATCAGCGTTGGCGATAGGCGCTGTGGACCCACCAGCGTTGGCAATGGGTGCCATGGTCCCGTCGGTGTTAGCTATGGGTGCTGTGGTCCCACTGGTGTCGGCGATGGGTGCTGTGGACCCAGCGGTGTCAGCGATGGCCACTGCGGTCCCACCGGCGTCGGCAATGGCCACCGCGGTCCCACCGGTGTTGGCGATGGGCGCCGTGGTCCCACCGGCGTTGGCGCTGGGTGCTGAGGACCCACCGGTGTCACagaggggggtccccggggtgctcaGCCCCGCGGCGTACCCCCAGGTCCGGCGGTGCGCGGCGCAGGTCTTCGCCTTCCCCCCTGCCGTCCCGCTGTCGATGGCGGAGTGCGGCCAGCAGCCGATGACCCCAGGGGGGTGGCCAGCGGTGGGGACGTGTCCCCCCCCACTTTGGGGACACTTGGCAGGCTGAAGCCCACCCtgattttccccccccccagccccgctcccctggcACCCCCGAGCCGCCAGCGCGGGTCACCCATCATCATCCTCGCGGCGTCCTCGCCCCGCCCTGTCCCCAGCAGAGCTGGAATGAAGATATTTTGGGGACCTGCgcgtgttggggggggggggacacgggttgggggactgggggggacccCTCAGCCTTGCCCCATCGCCGTTGCCCAAGGTTGGGGTTGCACAAGCCCGGGGGGGGGCCCCAATGCTCCCTGGGGTCCCaaccccccccctgcaccccactggGAGCGGGGACGGACCCCGAGccctgcaacccccccccccacccacccaaggGGCTCCCaaggctggggaccccccccccatccccgggcagaTGAGCCACCCCCCCCActcgggacccccccacccccaaataaCGGCTGGGGCTCGGGGTTTCcggagggtggggtggggggtgggagggggctgagCCCGGGTGGGGGGGATAAAAGgggccccggggggcggcggcggggccaagGATgcggagctgctgggtgctggtgctggcggtgctggggggggcccgcgcccccccggccccggtgccCCTCGCCTACAGCCAGGCGCTGGCGCAGGCCGTCGACTCCTTCAACCAGCGGCCCGAGGTGCAGAACCTCTACCGGCTGCTCAGCGCCGACCCCGAGCCCAGCCCGGTGAGTGACCCCCCCCACCCACTCGGGACACCCCCACCCACTCGGGACCCCCCTGCTTTGGACCCCCCCTGGTCCTGGTACCTGGCTCGGGCGGCTCGGTGCCTGTGGCCTGAGCCCACCCCGGTGAGGGTCAGCCCACTGGTGACCCCCCCACTCGTGACCACCCACTCGTGCCTCCCCCACTCGTGACCCTCTGCCCACTCATGACCCCCACTCATGACCCCCCCACTCACTCATGAGCCTCCACTCGTGACCCCCACCCACTCGTGATCCCCCATTCATGACCCTCCACCCACTCGTGATCCCCCCCTCACGACCCTCACCCACTCATGACCCCCTACTCATGATCCCCCCACTCGTGACTCCCACTCATGACCCCCCGCTCACACGTGAGCCTCCACTCATGATCCCCGCACTCAGGCTGCTCAGTGCCCACCCTGAGCCCACCCGGGTGACCCCCCACCCACTCATGACCCCACCCACTCATGACCCCCAACCACTCGTGACTCCCACTCATGACCCCCACTTGTGACCACCCACTCATTAATGATACCCCACTCGTGACCCCCCCACCCACTCGTGATCCCCCCATTCATGACCCCCCCTCACTCATGAGCCTCCACTCATGAGCCCCCCACTCAGGCTGCTCAGTGCCTGCCCTGAGCCCACCTCCGGTGACCCCCACCCACTCATGACCCCGCCACTCGTGACGCACCCACTCGGACCCCCATTCATCACCCTCCACCCACTCATGACCCCCCCACTCGTGACCCACCCACTCAGACCCCATTCATCACCCTCCACCCACTCATGACCCACCCACCCACTCGTAATCCCCCCACTCAGGCTGCTCAGTGCCCACCCTGATCCCACCCACGACCCCCCCCACTCGTGACACCCCCCCACTCGAGACCCCCACTCACGCTCTCCCCACTCATAATCTCCCACTCAAATCCCTCAAcacccaccccaaccccaccccagTGAGTGCCGCCCACTCATGACTTCCCTTCTCACTCCCACCCACTCTTGACCCCCCacccgtgccccccacccacgCATGACCCCCCCACCCACGCGTGTCCCCGCAGGGCGTGGACCTAAGCGCGCTGCCGAGGCTCAACCTGACGCTGATGGAGACGGAGTGCGCCGCCAGCGCCCGCGTCAACCCCAACGACTGCGACTTCAAGGAGaacggggtgaggaggaggaggagggcggggaggaaggcgcgggggggggtgggACACGCGTGGGGGGGGGTCCACGCGTGACGCTGGGTGTGTGTCCTCCACCCCACCCCAAGGCCATCAAGGAGTGCGCGGGGCCGGTGCAGTTCCTGCAGAGCTCCCCGGAGATCGACCTGCGCTGCGCTGATGCCTCGGGGGACGTGAGTGGGGGGGcacccacggggggggggggggtcctgggtgggGGATCTTGGGTGGGGGGTCCTGGGTGCAGGGTAGGGGTCCTGAGTGGGTCGTGAGTGGGGTCCTGGGTTGGGGGTTCTGGGTGGGGATGCTGAGTCCTGAGTTGGTTCCTGAGTGAGGTCCTGAGTGGGGGGGTCCCCCGAGTGGGGGTCCCGAGTGGGGTCCCGGGTGTAgagtcttgggggggggggggcttgggtgcagggtgggggttcTGAGTGGGGTCCTGACTGGGGTCCTGGGTTGGGGGATCTTGGGTGGGAGGTcctgggtgcagggtgggggtcctgAGTGGGGTCCTAAGTGGGGGTCCCGAGTGGGGGTCCCAAGTGGGGTCCCGGCTGTCAAGTCTTGGGTGGGGGGTCttgggtgcagggtgggggtccctgaGTGGGGTCCTGGGTGTGGGATCTTGGGTGGAGGGCTgtgggtgcagggtgggggtccccggtGGGGGGTCCTGAGTGGGGTCCTGGGTGGGGTCCTAGGTGTGGAGTCTTGGGTAGGGGGTCCTGGGTGGGGGTCCTGAGTGGGGTTCCGGGTGTGTGGTCCTGAGTGGGGTCCTGggtgtggggtccctgctgtggcgtcctgggtgcagggtgggggtcctgAGTATGGTCTTGGGTTGGGGGTCCTGggttgggggtcctgggtgcaGGATGGGGGTCCTGAGTGGGTCCTGAGTGCGGGGTCCTGAGTGGGGTCCTGGGTGGTGTCCTGGGGTTGGGGTCCCTGCTGTGGGGTCCTGGGTGGGTGTCCTGGGTGTGGAGCCTTGGGTGGGGGTTcctgggtgcagggtgggggtcctgagtggggtccctgctgtgaggtcctgggtgcagggtgggggCCCCGGGTGGGGGGTCCTGAGAGGGGGATCCCGAGTGCGGGAGTCCCGGGTGGGTGTCCCGGTTCGGGATCCTGggtgcgggggggtcccgggtggGGGTCCCGGTGGGGGTTCCGGGGTGGGGAtcccgaggcggggggggggggggggcggggggttccCGGGTGGGGTTcccgggccgggggtcccgccgcGGGATGCCGTGTCCGGGTGCGGGTCTGTGGGGGGGGTCCGTCCCCCCCCGCcgacccccgcacccccccccccccgcagccggcgCTGGTGCAGCGGGGCCGCTTCGGGCGCTTCCTGAGCCGGCTGCGGCGCATCCAGCCCCGCATCAGCTTCAACATCCGCGCCAGCGGCTCCGTGCGCCTGGGCTGAGCAATAAACGGGGGGACCGAGCCTCCGCCTGCCTCGCGTGGGGGGGACACGCGTGGGGGGGGGGCGCCGGTGGGGGGCGCGCCGGTGGGGGGGCGGGAGGAAAGAGTGGGTGGGGGTCGCGAATGTGTGTGGGGCATGAGTGGGTGTGGGGCATGAGTGGGTGTGGGTCACGAGTGGGAGGGGGTAACGAGTGGGTGGAGGCAGGAGTGGGGAGACACGAGTGGGTGTGGGTCAAAAAGGCACGGGTCACGAGTGGGGAGCCATGAGTGGGTGGGAGTCTAGAGTGAGAGGGTGTCACGAGTGGGTGGGGGTCACAAGTGCGAAGTCACGAGTGGGAGCGGGTCACGAGTGGGTGAGGGTCACGAGTGAGTGGAGGCAAGAGTGGGTGAAGTCACGCATGTGTGAATTCACGAGTGGGTGAGGGTCACGAGTGGGTGGAGGCAAGAGTGAGTGAAGTCACGAGTGGGTGAGGGTCACGAGTGGGTGGAGGCAAGAGTGAGTGAAGTCACGAGTGGGTGAAGTCACGAGTGGGTGAGGGTCACGAGTGGGTGGAGGCACGAGTGGGGAGTCACGAGTGGGTGAAGTCACGAGTGGGTGAGGGTCACGAGTGGGTGGAGGCACGAGTGGGGAGTCACGTGTGGGCAGGAGACTAGAGTGGGTAGGTCACGAGTGGGTGGGGTCGCGAATGTGTGTGGGTCACGAGTGGGGCATGAATGGGGAGTCACGAGGGGGTGTGGGTCACGAGTGGGTGGGAGTCTAGAGTGGGAGGAGGTCACGAGTGGGTGGGGGCAGGAGTGGGAGCAGGTCACGAGTGGGTGGAGGCGAGTGGGAAGTCATGAGTGGGTCGGAGTCAAGAGTCGGTCAGGGCACACATGTGTGTGGGTCATGAGTGGGGAGTCAGGTGTGCGCAGGAGACTAGAGCGGGTGGGTCACGAGTGGGTGGAGGTCATGAGTGGGTGGGAGTTGTGAGTGGGGAGCCATGTAGGAGTCACGAGTGGGTGTGGGTCACGAGTGAGTGGGGGGCCAGTGGGTGGGTGTCTAGAGTGGGAGGAGATCACGAGTGGGGAGTTATGAGTTGGTTGGGGGCACGAGTGGGGAGCCAGGTGTGGGCTGGAGACAAGAGAGGGTGGGTCACGAGTGGGTGGGGGTCACGAGTGGGTGTGGGTCACAAGTGAGCAGGGGCCACAAGTGGGAGGGGATCACGAGTGGGCGGGAGTCAAGAGTGGGCGGAGTCAAGAGTATGAGGTCACAAGTGCAAGTGGTTGCAGGTCACGAGTGGGTGAGGGTCACGAGTGGGGAGACATGAGTGGGCGGGAGTCTAGAGTGGGAGGTGGTCACAAGTGGGTGGGGGTCGTGAATGGGTGGGGGCACGTGTGGGTTTTGGTCACGAGTGGGGAGTCAGGTGTGGGCAGGAGACTAGAGCGGGTGGGTCACGAGTGGGTGGAGGTCATGGGTGGGTGGGGGTTGTGAGTGGGGAGCCATGTAGGAGTCACGAGTGGGTGTGGGTCATGAGTGAGTGGGGGGCCAGTGGGTGGGTGTCTAGAGTGGGAGGAGGTCACGAGTGGGTGGGGTCACAAGTGGGTGAGGGTCATGAGTGGATGGAGGCAGGAGTGGGGAGTCATGAGTGGGTGGGAATCAAGTCGGTGGGGGCACACGTGTGTGTGGGTCACGAGTGGGTGGGGGTCACTACTCGGCAGCCATGAGTGGGCAGGAGTCTAGAGTGGGTGGAGGTCACAAGTGCATGGGGGTCGTGAGTGGGGAGTCAATAGTGGGTGAGTCACGAGTGGGTGTGGGTCACGAGTGGGTGTCGGTCACAAGTGGGTGG
Proteins encoded in this window:
- the LOC142361071 gene encoding cathelicidin-2-like is translated as MRSCWVLVLAVLGGARAPPAPVPLAYSQALAQAVDSFNQRPEVQNLYRLLSADPEPSPGVDLSALPRLNLTLMETECAASARVNPNDCDFKENGAIKECAGPVQFLQSSPEIDLRCADASGDPALVQRGRFGRFLSRLRRIQPRISFNIRASGSVRLG